The Candidatus Zixiibacteriota bacterium genome contains the following window.
AGTGGGACAGGTACAGTGCAGGCCAATGGTGGTAATGCAGATAATAGCTGGTTTACGAATTATTCCGGTGGCGGAGCAGGAGGTAGGATAGCGATACGCTGGCAGACCGGGAGTATAGATGGCTGGACACTGAAGGTGCAGGGAGGGAGTCCTGCTTACGGTGGCAGCACGGCAGGTGGTGCAGGAACGATTTACACATATAACGGTCTTAAAATATTAGGAGAAAGAAGGTGATGGAGATGAGAATACTTAAAAAAGCAATTCTTCTGGGATTAGTATTGTTTGTAATTTATGCAGTCCCATTGTACGGTTCATCAATTGTTGTTTCAAATAAGTACGCAACCCCGGGAGATACAGCGGTTTTGATCAAAGTTTCTCTGAATAATACAAAACCCTATGCTGGATTCGAATTTGGCCTGAATTTTAATTCCTCGCTACTTAATCTAAATAGGATCGAAGCCGCTTCCAGATTATCAGGACAGTCTGGGACCGGTTATTATGAGTTCTCTACCGGAAAAGCATCCCTTGTCGTGTTCGATTATAGCGGTGCAAGTTTACCCGCTGATTCCGGCATCATCTTCAATCTCTATTTTGATGTTACCTCCCAAACCACCAACGCCTATTCTATGATATCTATATCAGATGTGACCGCTGTTACAAACGACCTTCAGTATGATACAGTGGTCGTCAAGAATGGCGTAATCTTAGTTGGACGTTCCTATGGTGACGCTAACGCAGACCAGAAGATAACGGTCGCAGACGTCGTATATATAGTGAATTATCTGTTCAAAGGAGGCCCTGCACCTGTTCCACTTCAGGTCGCAGATTGTAATTGTGATGGTCAAGTGACTGTTGCTGACGTGATCTACTTGATCAACTACCTGTTCAAATTCGGCCCAAAGCCGGGTTGCTGAAAGCAGTTTAGAGTTTGTAGTTTGCTGTAGGGGCGAGGTTCCCTTGCCCAAGTTATTGAGATGAAGAAACCCTGTCTCTATTAAATAAACTCTATCCCCCCAACTCTTTCATCTTCGCACTTATATCCTGAATCATCTTATCATCCAAATTCTGGTTATGTCCGCCGAAGCTTTTATCCTTTTCCAATAAATCCAGTCTTTCCTGGATATATTCTATCCCCTTTTTCTGTTCAGAGGTCAATTTCTCTTTCTTCCTTTCCTGCAAGACGAACTCGTTAATCTTTATTAACTCATCCTTAATCTCTTTCTGCTTATCATCCAGCATCTGGACGTAATCTTTCTCGTGACAGTTCGTGCACACGCTCCGGACTATCTCTGCGGTCTGGTTGAATTTTATCTCGGTGTGACAATCACGACATCCCAAATCCGGCATCAAAGGAGCTATAGGCTGGTAATCTAAGACCCTGGTACCTTTACGGAAAGCTTCCTGAACCGGATGACAGCTTTCGCAGTCCTGCCTTTTGTTGTGGTGGCAGTTATTGCAGCTTTCAGCAGACAAGATTAGCTCTCCATGTTTCCTCTGGTTGGAATGACAGTTCACACAGGGAAGATTTGCCTTGACCAGATGTACCTGATGAGAGAAAGTCCTGCCAAAAGCTGTTCCTGTCTTGGTCTCTATCCCCAGGTGACAGCTGTAACATTCCGATTTGGGAGTAATCGAGGGTAAAGATAAAACTGGAACCTGATAGCTGGAGCCTATTGCCTTCATCCCTTCTTTCAACTTTTGGTTGGCAACCTGCAGAAGCTGGATAGAATATTTCACATTGTGGACTCCTTTACCCTCTCTGACCAAATCTATATTTCCCTTAGCCTCCTCAATTAACGATTTGCTTTTCAGATAAGCCTCACCTTTCTTCTGTGTTACCTTCAGCTCGTTCTCTGCTCGATTCAAAGCCGGTATCATTTGAGAAAGCCCTTGACCTATGACCTTCTTCCATTCCTCTAAAATCTGTCCGTAATTTCCTCCGTGGCAGGAAACACAGGCAGCCGGTGAGGCGAACGCGCTTGTTCCTTTGAGCTGATCTCCTTTATGAGAAATATGACATCCAGTGCAGCTCACTCTCATCAAAAACATAGGATCCGGCATTTGCTCCGTCCCTGTTCCACCCGTGCCCAAGAAAAGCTCCTTTTGTGCGGCATGATGCCCGGGATGGCAGGAATTGCAATCCACTTCTATAGTCTGAGCCATCGAAACCATCTTATGTTTGATCTCGTCGTGGCACCTGAGGCAATCGACCTTGTGCTTAGTCACGTGATACATATGCATAAGCAAAACGTCATTATATTTTTCCAGACGTTCAGGCTCAGTATGACAGTTAAAGCACTTTTCTTTAGACACGTTACCCTCTCCCTGAACCACCTGGAGATGGCATTTCATACAGTCTATTCCTAATTTGACCCCTTCCTGATGGTCGAATTTTACTCCCTGATATTCCACCACTGAGGTCGGGGCGCCGTGACAGGAAGGACACCCGCCCAGAGGTTTCTCGCCTTTCACTTCCTTGAAATGACAGAGAAAACAGGTGTTGGTGGTAACGGTCATATGGACCCTCTGGACAATCTGGGAATGACAACTGGTGCAGCGCAGTTTTTTACCCCTTTTCATCTCAGATAGATGCGGGGTATGGTCAAACAGGATGTTCCCGAAGCTCACTTTCCCCTGAAGTAGCCTTCTTTCGTGACAGTCCGGCCTTAAGCAGCTCTGGTCAGAAATTTCCACCCAGGGCCTGCTCTTTCCATAAGTTCCGGTCATATATTTCGCTACCGAGACTATTGCTTCGAATTTGCCTCTCAGCTCATTCTGCACACCAGGTGGATAATGGCAATCCACACAGGGGACCCTATTATGGGTAGAGGTCTTCCAGCCATCATAATAGGGCTGCATATAATGGCAGGTGATGCAGAACTTTGGTTTGGCAGTATATTCCACTCCGATGAAGGTAAGGATTATCCCGAAAACCACCAGGACTATCATGATCTTGACCAGCCTGACCATTGTCCTTTTGAATTTCTCTTTTTTGAAGAAATCTAATTTCATTGTTGCCTGTATGGAATAAAACCGACACCCTTTTCCTTAAAGAATGCCGGTTTCAAAATTCAAAACATCTCTGGGAGACTAAGCTTTCCCTTTTTCTTTTTCCTTTTCCAATTCATATTCCTCATCTGCCCTTTTTACCTTCAGATAAAGAACCACCACCACAAAAAAGATGAAAAGCCAGACTATACCTAAGCCTACTCTTCTCATGCGCAGCGATTCCAGATAATTATGGACGGATGAGGTTATGTCTCCGGCCACGCTCCTTGCACCATTGGTAACTGGCTCCACCTCAGACAGGAGCAGAGTATGGGATACTGGCTCCACCTGCAGCATATCAGTGTTCGCTTGTTCTAACTGAGTCTCATATTCTGATATATCCTGCCCTTTGGCTTTTGCCTTCCTGATTAGTCCCTTGGCTTTATCGATCTGATCGTCTGCTTCCAAGATCAAGGCTTTTATCTGCTGGCCTCTCTTGTAGGCACCAGAGCTGGTATCATGGCATTTGGAGCAGGTGTTATCAAACATCGACAGATCAGGATACTGGATAGCATGATTACTGTGACAGGAAGTACACTGAGACATTTTCTTCTTCTGCATCGCTTCAAAATGAGGGCTCTTGGCAAAATAGGTTTCCGAATTGATATGGCATTTTCCGCACACGTTCCCAACCTCTGAAACTCCAGGGGGAGCTGCCCCGTGGTTTCCATGACAGCTTGCACAGGTGGGAGCTGACCTGTCATTCTTTTCCAAAAGAGCTTTGCCGTGAACTCCAGAGGCATATTCCTCCAAGGTATTATAAGGAAGTTTATATTCTCCCATCAGCTTTTTGTTTGAATGGCAAACCGCACAGGTCTTCGGAAGGTTAACCGGGAAGACCTTATTCAGAGGGTCTTTGATTGAGGTGATGGTATGGCTGCCATGGCAGTCTACGCAGCCGGCCACATTGGCATCGTTCTTTTCAAAAAGAGCTATCCCGTGCTGACTGGTTCGATAATATTCTAATTGGTCAGTCAAGATGCCATACTGCCTCATCTTCTTTTTGTCCGCGTGACAATTGCCGCATAAGAGGACTAATTCCTTTTTGGAAGGCTTCCCCTTGAACCCTGCTCTGGAGGACATCGAGACTTCCGGGTCTAAACTATTCGGATCTCCGCCGTGACAGTCAGTGCAGAGGATACCTTTGTCAAAATGTATGCTTTTCAGGTATTCGACTTTCTTCTCCCCGTGGCAGACCATACAGGAATAAGACTCTAAATCTATGGAAAAAGTTAGGGCAGGAAAAAGTAAGACCGCAAATATGATCAGGCTGATTACTTTAAAAAGTTTCATTTTCACTTGTTTTTCGGCTCCTCAACTTTTTGAGAACCGCCTTCCTTTTTTACCGGTTCAACTTTATGAGGTATCCCTTTCAGATCGAAATGATATTTCTTTCCCAGAATTGTCCGGGTCGATTCAGAGATATATCCGAGAAAGCCAAAGATGAATGCGAAAATTATGACGATTATCCCGATAGACCAGGCTAACCTTCTTTTAGAAGGTTCTCTGTCCGGCTTTTTCTCTATG
Protein-coding sequences here:
- a CDS encoding dockerin type I domain-containing protein, with translation MEMRILKKAILLGLVLFVIYAVPLYGSSIVVSNKYATPGDTAVLIKVSLNNTKPYAGFEFGLNFNSSLLNLNRIEAASRLSGQSGTGYYEFSTGKASLVVFDYSGASLPADSGIIFNLYFDVTSQTTNAYSMISISDVTAVTNDLQYDTVVVKNGVILVGRSYGDANADQKITVADVVYIVNYLFKGGPAPVPLQVADCNCDGQVTVADVIYLINYLFKFGPKPGC
- a CDS encoding NapC/NirT family cytochrome c, translating into MKLDFFKKEKFKRTMVRLVKIMIVLVVFGIILTFIGVEYTAKPKFCITCHYMQPYYDGWKTSTHNRVPCVDCHYPPGVQNELRGKFEAIVSVAKYMTGTYGKSRPWVEISDQSCLRPDCHERRLLQGKVSFGNILFDHTPHLSEMKRGKKLRCTSCHSQIVQRVHMTVTTNTCFLCHFKEVKGEKPLGGCPSCHGAPTSVVEYQGVKFDHQEGVKLGIDCMKCHLQVVQGEGNVSKEKCFNCHTEPERLEKYNDVLLMHMYHVTKHKVDCLRCHDEIKHKMVSMAQTIEVDCNSCHPGHHAAQKELFLGTGGTGTEQMPDPMFLMRVSCTGCHISHKGDQLKGTSAFASPAACVSCHGGNYGQILEEWKKVIGQGLSQMIPALNRAENELKVTQKKGEAYLKSKSLIEEAKGNIDLVREGKGVHNVKYSIQLLQVANQKLKEGMKAIGSSYQVPVLSLPSITPKSECYSCHLGIETKTGTAFGRTFSHQVHLVKANLPCVNCHSNQRKHGELILSAESCNNCHHNKRQDCESCHPVQEAFRKGTRVLDYQPIAPLMPDLGCRDCHTEIKFNQTAEIVRSVCTNCHEKDYVQMLDDKQKEIKDELIKINEFVLQERKKEKLTSEQKKGIEYIQERLDLLEKDKSFGGHNQNLDDKMIQDISAKMKELGG
- a CDS encoding cytochrome c3 family protein, coding for MKLFKVISLIIFAVLLFPALTFSIDLESYSCMVCHGEKKVEYLKSIHFDKGILCTDCHGGDPNSLDPEVSMSSRAGFKGKPSKKELVLLCGNCHADKKKMRQYGILTDQLEYYRTSQHGIALFEKNDANVAGCVDCHGSHTITSIKDPLNKVFPVNLPKTCAVCHSNKKLMGEYKLPYNTLEEYASGVHGKALLEKNDRSAPTCASCHGNHGAAPPGVSEVGNVCGKCHINSETYFAKSPHFEAMQKKKMSQCTSCHSNHAIQYPDLSMFDNTCSKCHDTSSGAYKRGQQIKALILEADDQIDKAKGLIRKAKAKGQDISEYETQLEQANTDMLQVEPVSHTLLLSEVEPVTNGARSVAGDITSSVHNYLESLRMRRVGLGIVWLFIFFVVVVLYLKVKRADEEYELEKEKEKGKA